In one Pseudomonas sp. R84 genomic region, the following are encoded:
- a CDS encoding GNAT family N-acetyltransferase produces the protein MTIEWVCKHHSDLGKEQLYALLKLRSDVFVVEQKCAYPDLDGQDLEGDTYHLMGWEDDQLMAYLRLLDPESQGGDVVIGRVITAPQGRGKGLGHEMMEQALKQAEKHWPQVPIYLSAQAHLQGYYGKYGFVVAGEEYLEDDIPHIGMRRA, from the coding sequence GGTCTGCAAACATCACAGTGATCTGGGCAAGGAACAGCTGTACGCGCTGTTGAAGCTGCGCTCGGACGTGTTCGTGGTTGAACAGAAATGCGCTTATCCGGACCTCGACGGTCAGGATCTGGAAGGCGACACCTACCATTTGATGGGGTGGGAGGATGACCAGTTGATGGCGTACCTGCGCCTGCTGGACCCGGAATCCCAGGGCGGTGATGTGGTGATCGGCCGGGTGATTACTGCACCGCAGGGCCGCGGCAAAGGGCTGGGGCACGAAATGATGGAACAGGCGTTGAAACAGGCCGAGAAGCATTGGCCGCAAGTGCCGATCTATCTGTCAGCGCAGGCGCATTTGCAGGGGTATTACGGCAAGTACGGGTTTGTTGTGGCGGGTGAAGAGTATCTGGAGGATGACATTCCACACATCGGGATGCGTCGTGCCTGA
- a CDS encoding winged helix-turn-helix domain-containing protein, with protein MDVSKTKSSFYRRLYVAYLIDSGLAPSVPTLTEVTGMPRRTAQDTIAALADLDIVCEFEQEEGARNHAGRYRIREWGAIDRGWIERNLRQIKAVLEYP; from the coding sequence ATGGACGTCAGCAAGACCAAAAGCAGTTTCTACCGCCGCTTGTATGTGGCGTACCTGATCGACAGCGGTCTGGCGCCGAGCGTGCCGACGCTGACCGAAGTGACCGGCATGCCCCGGCGCACGGCGCAGGACACGATTGCGGCGTTGGCGGATCTGGATATCGTTTGTGAGTTCGAGCAGGAAGAGGGCGCTCGTAATCATGCCGGGCGCTATCGGATTCGTGAGTGGGGGGCGATTGATCGTGGGTGGATCGAGAGGAATTTGCGGCAGATCAAGGCAGTGCTCGAGTATCCCTAA